From Salarias fasciatus chromosome 12, fSalaFa1.1, whole genome shotgun sequence, the proteins below share one genomic window:
- the LOC115398249 gene encoding T-box transcription factor TBX3-like, producing MRSFSKLCVPGEVPRTFPVRVTDAALHGTLLAGPSLFPVIPVSSRGPSDSSAEPPEQSAMFCRPLETMESAETTEDEPKVYLEASDLWRQFHKCGTEMVITKSGRRMFPPLKARCSGMDRKAKYILLMDIVAADDCRYKFHNSRWMVAGKADPEMPKRMYIHPDSPATGEQWMSKVVNFHKLKLTNNISDKHGFTILNSMHKYQPRFHVVKANDILKLPYSTFRTYIFPETEFIAVTAYQNDKITQLKIDNNPFAKGFRDTGNGRREKRKLQHLSPKSKEMRMTEVNHEYITVSSPQYSENSKSSDAHESDSDRDENVKDDSEKTHKETEAVSERTVQTPAAARRETDPKENRVVGVSTERPGRESDDEQLCKLRNAFPRSCLYSLESDVNIRYLHPAQVNGWYDTAGPCGLGVGGPTRMPAPISLQRHAVVQDLMSLSHFGAFLFYPYSSVSAGSAHYLIPPARSRVDFRGCPRIHSLDYFPSPVVPTPVSSVAGVGFKYLTPELVMPPETEQTSPEEETGLSQARKSTEF from the exons ATGCGCAGCTTTTCTAAACTGTGCGTCCCAGGCGAAGTGCCACGGACCTTTCCGGTGAGAGTCACGGATGCGGCCCTTCACGGGACTCTCCTGGCCGGTCCCTCTCTGTTCCCGGTGATCCCCGTGTCCTCCAGAGGACCCTCGGATTCCAGCGCCGAGCCGCCGGAGCAGTCTGCGATGTTCTGTCGGCCTCTCGAAACCATGGAAAGCGCGGAGACGACAGAGGATGAACCCAAAGTTTATCTGGAAGCCAGCGATCTCTGGAGACAGTTCCACAAATGCGGCACAGAAATGGTCATCACAAAATCTGGGAG gCGCATGTTTCCCCCGCTCAAGGCCCGGTGTAGCGGGATGGACAGAAAAGCCAAGTACATCCTCCTGATGGACATCGTGGCGGCGGATGACTGCAGATATAAATTTCATAACTCGCGCTGGATGGTGGCGGGGAAGGCGGATCCGGAGATGCCCAAGCGCATGTACATCCATCCCGACAGTCCAGCCACGGGCGAGCAGTGGATGTCCAAAGTGGTCAACTTCCACAAGCTGAAACTGACCAACAACATATCCGACAAGCACGGATTC ACAATTCTCAACTCAATGCACAAATACCAACCCAGGTTTCACGTCGTGAAGGCAAATGACATCCTGAAGCTTCCCTACAGCACTTTCAGGACCTATATCTTCCCCGAGACAGAGTTCATTGCAGTGACAGCTTATCAAAACGACAAG ATCACACAGCTGAAAATAGACAATAATCCCTTTGCAAAGGGGTTTCGGGACACTGGTAATGGACGGAGAGAAAAGAG gaaactGCAACACTTGTCGCCGAAGTCTAAAGAGATGCGGATGACTGAAGTGAATCATGAATATATTACAGTTTCTTCTCCACAATATTCAGAAAATTCCAAGTCTTCAG ATGCCCATGAAAGTGACAGCGACAGAGACGAAAATGTCAAGGATGATTCTGAAAAAACCCACAAGGAAACAGAAGCGGTGTCAGAAAGGACTGTTCAGACTCCAGCGGCGGCACGGAGAGAAACGGACCCTAAAGAGAATCGTGTCGTCGGCGTATCGACGGAGCGGCCGGGCCGAGAGTCAGATGATGAACAACTGTGCAAACTACGCAACGCTTTTCCACGCAGCTGCCTTTATTCCCTGGAGTCGGATGTGAATATCCGATACCTTCACCCGGCTCAGGTGAACGGCTGGTATGACACAGCGGGGCCGTGTGGGCTGGGAGTGGGGGGCCCCACCAGAATGCCGGCCCCCATCAGCCTTCAGCGTCACGCTGTGGTCCAG GACTTGATGAGCCTCTCTCACTTCGGAGCTTTCCTGTTTTATCCATACTCCAGCGTCTCTGCGGGATCAGCCCACTACCTCATCCCACCGGCACGGTCCAGAGTGGACTTTAGAGGCTGTCCAAGAATCCACAGCCTGGATTACTTCCCCTCTCCAGTAGTACCGACACCGGTTTCCTCTGTGGCGGGTGTCGGTTTCAAATATCTGACCCCAGAACTGGTAATGCCTCCAGAGACAGAGCAGACaagcccagaggaggagactggacTGAGCCAGGCCAGGAAAAGTACTGAGTTCTGA